In the genome of Natronorubrum aibiense, the window GTGTTGATGTTCTTGCGACTCTTGCCGGTGTGTGCAGCGAGGTTCGTTGCGACGTTTCGCCCCTTGTCCTCGAGTTCTTCGAGAATCAGGAAATCAGTTGGCTGGCGGAGTTTCACTATCGTTCACTCTCATGGAACACTATATTTCCAGTGGTAACTAATACTTTCGACTTCATTGGTTGTGTTTTATGCCATACCAGTCACTGAAACTACGTGTCTCAGACCGGATCGAGCCAGCAATACTGGCACACCCAGCCGGTCTCGAGCCGGCCGGCCGATCAGTTCCCGGTCGACCCTATAGTAGCCACTGGAAGTCAGTGCACACCCGATCGAACGACGGCTGTGCGATCGGTGTGTAAACCGTTCCAGTTGTTACTATAGCGGCTGATTCCAGCAGTCGACCCTGGCGGCCGGTTCCAGTAACTGAGCCGTTTCGGAGCCTCGATCTCGAGGCGTCACTCGAACGACGAAGTGTCCACCGAACTCAGTTCGGAGGTGTCGGACTCGAGCAAGTCGACACCGACCGATCCGAGCCAGTCTAACACGGTTGCTACTTCTGTGGGTGACTCGACTCGACAGGAAGCGGCGGACGGTTCGTCGCCGCCGACCCGGATGCCGATCCCGTCGGGCTCGACGATTCGGAACGCCGATTCGTCGGTGACGTCATCGCCGATGTAGATCGGCACCGTCTCGGACGGCAGATCAGCCGCGATCAACGCGACCGCGTTCCCCTTACCCCAGGGAATCGACGGTCCGATTTCGAAGATGCGTTTGCCGGTCGAGACTTCGAGGGCGTCGTTGCCGAATCGGTCGACGACCGCGTGCGTGTGCCGTCGGACGACCGGTCGAAGACGGCGCGGGACGGATCTAACGTGGACCGTCCCCGTCAATCGCTTGTTCTCGATCCGACAGTTCGGCACCGGCTCGAGAACCGTCTCGAGCGCCGTACACACCGCCTCGAGTCGCGACGTCCGTTTGCGAGCGACCGGGTGGACGGCAACCAACCCGTGTCGGGACAGTTCGAGGCCGTGGTTGCCGGCGTACGTCTTCGGCCCGTCGATGCGGTCGCGAACGTCGGCCAGCGCGCGGCCGCTGACGATCGCCGTCGAGACGGCGGACGCCGACACGAGCGACGCCAGCGCAGCCTCGTTTTCCGGCGTCGGCGACGCCTCGTCCGGTTCCTCGACGATCGGGGCGAGCGTCCCGTCGAAATCCAGACAGAGCAGGAGCTGTGACGCGTCCGCAAGCGTCGAACGGAATCGGTCCCACTGATCGTCGATCGGGTGGGGTGCAGTCATCGACGACATTGGCTACACTGACGACGGTCGTTCGTACGGATCGAACGTCGAATCCGACCGCGAGTCAGAGTCGGTGGCGTCGCGGCCCGTTTCCTGCTCGGCGGCGTCCGACTCCCGTTCAGACTCCGACGCTCGAGTCACACCAGTACGACGTCGCTCGGTTCGAACGGAGCGCATCCAGTCGAACTGGGTTTTCATCCACCACTCGAGGTCGCCGTCGAAGACGCGGGTTCGAAGGGTGTTCATCCGGCGCTTGCGTTCGTGGGGTGGTATCGAGACGGCCCGCTCGAGTTGGCGGGCGAAGTCGTCGATATCGGTCGGGTCGATCGTCAGCGCGTGGGAACCGAGCGTCTCGTGTGCCCCAGTCTCACGGCTCAACACCAACGAGCCGTCGCCATCGACGCTCGCTGCAACGTACTCCTGAGCGACCAGATTCATCCCGTCGGTCAGCGGGCTGACGACCATCAGGTCCGCCCGCCGGTACAGCGCACAGAGCTCCGCTCCCGAGAGGTAGTCTTCGGTGTAGACGATCGGAGACCACGCTCGCGTACCGAATCGCTGATTGATCCGTTTGACTTCGCTTCGAACGAGGTCGCCGTGTCGTTCGTACGCCCGAATATCGGTTCGGGAAGGCGTAGCCGTCTGGATGAACGTAAACTCGCCGTGCCAGGTCGGGTTTCGCTCGAGAAACCGTTCGATCGCAGCCAGCCGTTCGGGAATGCCCTTCGTGTAATCGAGTCGGTCGACGCCGAGCCCAATGACGTTCTCGCGGTCGATATCGTAGCGGTCGAACAGCGACGAGAGCTGCGAGGCAGAAATCGACCGCGCATCCCGATCGTACGACTCGGCGTCGACACCCATCGGTGTCGCGACGACGCGGGTCACGTTTCCATCGTAAGAGACCGTCTGCCGTGTCCAGTCGACGTCGGCAGCGGGGAGAAACCGGTGGACACAGTCGAGAAAGCGCTCGGCGTATCGACTGATGTGAAAGCCGAGCATATCGTTCCCGAGCAGTCCCTTGAGAACGTGTCCGCCGGCAGGGCAGTGTCGAAACGTCGCCGACGTCGGCCACGGGATATGCCAGAACTGGGCGACGGTCGTCGACGGCGGGACGTCGTCTCGGATCATCTGCGAGGCGAGGGCGAAGTGATAGTCCTGGAGCCAAACGACCGAATCGGCTGTCGCGTGTTCGCGTACTGCTTCGGCGAAGCGCTCGTTGACCGTTCGGTACCACTCGAAATCGTTCGACTGGTGGTCGACGAGATCCGTGAACCCGTGACACAACGGCCAGAGAACGCGGTTGCTGAACCCGTAGTAGTAGGAGTCGACGGCCTCGTCGGAGAGATCGATACGCTGGAGCGTATAGGACGGGTCGTCCGGCGGGACGGCTACGCAGTCGCGCTCGTCGGCGACGTCGAAGTCGGCATCCCCGTCACCCCAGGCGATCCAGGTTCCTGCAGACTGCTGGAGCACTGGATCGAGTCCGGCGGTCAATCCGCCAGTCGGTTCGTCGACCGTGATCGCACGGTCGTGGGTCGCCTCGGTCGATTCGGAAATCGCCTCGTCGGCTCGCGTCTCGATACCCGAGGGGGCCGTCGACGGGTCGTCATCGGCCGACGTCTCGTCGTCGTATTCGTGTCGGTATGGTTGCCGGTTCGAAACGACGATCAGGGAGTTCGGACAGGTCGGACCGTCAGCGCGTGACTCGGCTGTCTTCCGACCATCGCCATCGGTTCGTACCGGTCGATTGCTCGGAGACGTCAACGACAATCGCTCGTCGGGAATTCGCATTCGCTGCTATTGGACAGCCTCGTCCCGGGTTGATTCGCGGCCTGCATCCGCAAGGACATCTAATAGCGCCCGATACTGGCCGAAATCGGGAGATTGTTTCGAACTCGTGACACTCAGACGATCGTTACACTCGGACGAGAGGCGGGCTGGACCAAACGTTCTTTCCTCGGTCGTCCGAATCGACGGTATGAACACGCCGTTCGAGACCCGGATTCGAAACTGCCAGCGGCGACTCGAACGCGCCGACGTGGCGCTTCTGGTCTGCTTTCCGAGTCCGAATCTGACCTATCTCACCGGCTTCGACGAGACGCCGTCCGAACGCCACCTGCTGTTGTTCGTCCCCCGGACCGGTGCCCCAGTCGTCGTCGCACCGACGATGTACGATCAACAGCTCACAGCGCTGCCGCTCGAGGATCCGCCACTCGAGTGCCGACTATGGGCCGACGACGACAATCCCGTCGAACTCGTCGATAGTGTCCTCGAGGAACTGCTCAGCCGAAGCGACCGCGACGGGCAATCGACAGCAGACGAGACGACCGAGATCCTTCTCGACGATCGGCTCTGGGAGACGTTCTCACAGGATCTGCGAGCGTGTGTGCCGAACGCGACGTTCGGACTCGCAAGCACCGTCCTCGCGGAGTTGCGTCTCCGAAAGGACGACCCCGAACTCGACGCGCTCCGACGAGCGGGGGCGATCGCCGATCGCGTCTCGCTCGAGATTCGCTCGCGCGGAGAGGATCTTATCGGTGTGAGCGAAGCGCAACTGGCAAGCGAGATAGAACGGCTCCTCGCGACCCATGGCGGCGGCGAACCGGCGTTTTCGACGATCGTGGCGTCAGGACCGAACGGCGCGCGGCCACACCACCACAGCAGCGACCGAACGATCGAGTCCGGTGACCCGATCGTGCTGGATTTCGGCGCGTTCGTCGGGGTGGATCTCGGAGGCGCAACGGGACGGTATCCCGGCGATCAGACGCGAACGATGGTCGTCGGCGAGCCGCCGGCCGAGTACGAACGGGTACACGAAACTGTAACGAACGCACAGCAAGCCGCTATCGATGCCATCGAACCCGGCGTCACCGCCGGCAGCATCGACCGCGCGGCGCGGTCGGTCATCGAGGACGCCGGCTACGGCAATACCTTCGTCCACCGAACCGGTCACGGCGTCGGCCTCGAGGTCCACGAACCGCCCTACATCGTCGATGGAAACGACCGCAAACTCGAGCCAGGGATGGTGTTTAGCGTCGAGCCCGGTATCTATCTCGGAGGAAAATTCGGGGTCAGAATCGAAGACCTCGTCGTCGTCACTGACGACGGCGCCGACCGACTCAACGACTCGCCGCGTGGCTGGGCCACTGGCGCCGAACTCGAGTAGTGAGCCACGCCGAGGACACCGAGTTTCCGGTGAAACCTCGAACCAGTTCGCAGCGTGACTTGGAAGCCCCGTTACGTCTCGTCCGTCTCGACGAGCACCTTTCGGACGACATCCGGGTCCTCGAGCAACTGGTGTTCCGTGTAGCTACCCTCCGCGCTTCCGCCGCTCTGGCGGGACTGCTCGATGATATCGAGGAAGGCGTGTTCTTTCAGTAGATCCCGAACGCGGCGCAACGAGAGCGTGTCGGAGCCTTCCTGGCGACAGATCTCCTCGTAGACGTCATAAATACGAGTCGTCCGGAACCCGTCTTCGTCCGCGCTGTTGAGTGCGAGCACCGCAAGCGCCTGTAAGACGTATCGCGAGTGCGGCGTCGAGCCTCGGATGAGTTCCCGAAACCGATCGGTTTCGGCCCGTTCGCGCGCCTGCACGACGTACTCCTCTCGGACGACTTCGTTTCCGGTCGACTGTGCGATTTCGCCTGCGTACCGAAGGATGTCGATCGCCTTCCGAGCGTCGCCGTGTTCTCGAGCGGCCAGCGCCGCCGCCCGCGGAATCACCGACGAATCGAGGACCCCGTCTTTGAACGCGTCGCTTCGGGCCTGCATGATCTCTCGAAGTTGGTTAGCGTCGTACGGCGGGAAGACGAACTCGCGTTCGCAGAGACTGGATTTGACGCGCTCGTCCATCCGATCTTTGTACTTGATCTTGTTGCTGATCCCGATCACACCGATCTTACACGACTCGAGTTTTCCGGCTTCGCCCGCACGCGACAGTTGCATAAGAATGTCGTCGTCGTCGAGTTTGTCGACTTCGTCCAAAATGATGAGCACGACCTCGTACTGGGTATCAAGCACCGTCCAGAGGCGTTTGTAGTACGTCGATGTGCTGAGTCCCTTGTCGGGGATCTTGATATCGGTGACAGCCGAATCGTTCAACGAATGGGCGATCGTCTGGACGGCTTGCGTCTCCGTGCTGTCCTGAGCACAGTCGACGTACGCGAACTCGGCCGTAACGCCTTCTTCTTTCGCGACACGGACGAGCCGTTCGGAGATGTGTTTGGCACAGAGGGATTTTCCAGTGCCGGTTTTCCCATAGATGAGGAGATTGCTCGGGCTCTGCCCGAAGATCGCTGGATTAACTGCGTTCGCGAGATCTGCGATCTCGTCGTCTCGACCGACGATTCGACCCTCTTCCGGGAGGTGGTTGATCTCAAGCAGCTCTTTATTCTCGAAGATGGGATCATCACGGGTGAAGAGGTCGTCGCCGGAACTCGACATAGATGGTAGACACCACGTTTCCGGTGAAATATCTTTACTGTTTGGACTCACAGCCTGCGAACCGCTGAGAGTGAGTTATTTGCGGGAGAGAGACGCTCTCGAGAGGATGGGTGAGAAAACGATGAACGACGGGATCGATGGAGCACACACACACCACGTTTCCGGTGAAACGGGAAAATGGAGGGAACGGGTTCCAGTGGAAACGGGGGTTTGTGTTCACCGGAAACTCGGTGTGCAGCTCATCACAATTATGGAATAACGGAGTAAGAGATGATCTCTTAAGGAAATTCGGTAGTTTCAGTGAAAGAGATGTAGTCGTCCGATCGGTCCGAAACGGACTATTTCACAGGAAGAAAAAATCAAAAAAGATGCATCGTTTTCTACACCTTGTCGAAAGGGATCTCGAGAGCGATTTCCGGTGAAATCTCCGGTATTGACTTACGTCAATATCCTATTTCTTTTTAGGACTTAATGGACTTTTGATCTTGGAGTGACTTATACATATCTATCTGGTAGCTGTAGATAGTCTTCGCTAGGAGGAATCTGCTGTCAATCGAAGGCTTATTCACGGAATGGTATTTGAGAAGTTCTGTCCAGTACTTCCGCGAGAGAATGTATTTTATACTAATTTAACCAGTTATTTTGGGTATCCGTAGGTATTCCTTGACGTTCACTCTTTCTCGTTGTTCGATTCGTCTTCTTCAAGCGCTGCCCCTCCCTACCCTCCTCGAGGTGTTTCACCGGAAACCCGGTGTGTGTGTCTGGCGACTGTACTGACACGTTCCACCAGTCTTCCCCACCCAGTGTTTTCCCGTTTCACCGGAAACGTGGTGTGCGCGCGCATCCTCGTAACCACTGAACGTCACTCCATACTTGATCGCGCGAACCTGATTACGCGATGGCGTTTCGATCTATGTGAATCGGTTCAGTTGTCACTACAATAGCCCCGTGCACCAGCGACTTCCCGCTCGAGTCCGGTTTCAATTGATTACCCCTTCCCGTTCCGATTGCCCTTTCTTGTTCACCGGAAATCTGGTGTGTTCTTCCGGATGATCTATTCCACCGGAAACCCGGTGTGCCTGCGAGTAAGCGTTCGACGATGGTTACACTTCAATCGCTGTCGACGATTCCGTTGTCGGCCTGTCACGTTCATCGGAAACCCGGTGTGTTCCTCGTCGTGCTGGCCGACTTCTTTCGTGTGGCTCGTATGGAACGTGTTTTCCAAAGACAGTCCTCCCGCGATGTATTTCA includes:
- the otsB gene encoding trehalose-phosphatase, with amino-acid sequence MSSMTAPHPIDDQWDRFRSTLADASQLLLCLDFDGTLAPIVEEPDEASPTPENEAALASLVSASAVSTAIVSGRALADVRDRIDGPKTYAGNHGLELSRHGLVAVHPVARKRTSRLEAVCTALETVLEPVPNCRIENKRLTGTVHVRSVPRRLRPVVRRHTHAVVDRFGNDALEVSTGKRIFEIGPSIPWGKGNAVALIAADLPSETVPIYIGDDVTDESAFRIVEPDGIGIRVGGDEPSAASCRVESPTEVATVLDWLGSVGVDLLESDTSELSSVDTSSFE
- a CDS encoding alpha,alpha-trehalose-phosphate synthase (UDP-forming), yielding MRIPDERLSLTSPSNRPVRTDGDGRKTAESRADGPTCPNSLIVVSNRQPYRHEYDDETSADDDPSTAPSGIETRADEAISESTEATHDRAITVDEPTGGLTAGLDPVLQQSAGTWIAWGDGDADFDVADERDCVAVPPDDPSYTLQRIDLSDEAVDSYYYGFSNRVLWPLCHGFTDLVDHQSNDFEWYRTVNERFAEAVREHATADSVVWLQDYHFALASQMIRDDVPPSTTVAQFWHIPWPTSATFRHCPAGGHVLKGLLGNDMLGFHISRYAERFLDCVHRFLPAADVDWTRQTVSYDGNVTRVVATPMGVDAESYDRDARSISASQLSSLFDRYDIDRENVIGLGVDRLDYTKGIPERLAAIERFLERNPTWHGEFTFIQTATPSRTDIRAYERHGDLVRSEVKRINQRFGTRAWSPIVYTEDYLSGAELCALYRRADLMVVSPLTDGMNLVAQEYVAASVDGDGSLVLSRETGAHETLGSHALTIDPTDIDDFARQLERAVSIPPHERKRRMNTLRTRVFDGDLEWWMKTQFDWMRSVRTERRRTGVTRASESERESDAAEQETGRDATDSDSRSDSTFDPYERPSSV
- a CDS encoding M24 family metallopeptidase, with protein sequence MNTPFETRIRNCQRRLERADVALLVCFPSPNLTYLTGFDETPSERHLLLFVPRTGAPVVVAPTMYDQQLTALPLEDPPLECRLWADDDNPVELVDSVLEELLSRSDRDGQSTADETTEILLDDRLWETFSQDLRACVPNATFGLASTVLAELRLRKDDPELDALRRAGAIADRVSLEIRSRGEDLIGVSEAQLASEIERLLATHGGGEPAFSTIVASGPNGARPHHHSSDRTIESGDPIVLDFGAFVGVDLGGATGRYPGDQTRTMVVGEPPAEYERVHETVTNAQQAAIDAIEPGVTAGSIDRAARSVIEDAGYGNTFVHRTGHGVGLEVHEPPYIVDGNDRKLEPGMVFSVEPGIYLGGKFGVRIEDLVVVTDDGADRLNDSPRGWATGAELE
- a CDS encoding Cdc6/Cdc18 family protein, giving the protein MSSSGDDLFTRDDPIFENKELLEINHLPEEGRIVGRDDEIADLANAVNPAIFGQSPSNLLIYGKTGTGKSLCAKHISERLVRVAKEEGVTAEFAYVDCAQDSTETQAVQTIAHSLNDSAVTDIKIPDKGLSTSTYYKRLWTVLDTQYEVVLIILDEVDKLDDDDILMQLSRAGEAGKLESCKIGVIGISNKIKYKDRMDERVKSSLCEREFVFPPYDANQLREIMQARSDAFKDGVLDSSVIPRAAALAAREHGDARKAIDILRYAGEIAQSTGNEVVREEYVVQARERAETDRFRELIRGSTPHSRYVLQALAVLALNSADEDGFRTTRIYDVYEEICRQEGSDTLSLRRVRDLLKEHAFLDIIEQSRQSGGSAEGSYTEHQLLEDPDVVRKVLVETDET